The following are from one region of the Methanospirillum hungatei genome:
- a CDS encoding methanogenesis marker 14 protein, whose product MNIVIPGNLGKIRDYTENDGLFFLQYLLNLQIDIYIYMVFSRSQAKNICIVHDVPVPIIIAPGNVPEPEYKQKTYHIVLSIDVGNTTTDCIITGTNLETGITYLINRNVRLMKDIPKPESGEEIFGQTLDGHILSKKAVEALVKDIIYKTISECSLDLNKELDFAVHSTGIVAEWESPDHINNYLGSITKGCLDAGIPMAKMRPVMTKSSLPEDDRKFSMLDKVQYTGSVAGVIPATGLSGEDLIANDMEGDLSLAGIKQAAVNTPIDFRNPCVSIDMGTILDGRITENVPKDRKDPYARTIGCFIGLGGAIADTLVKGTGQVDKKYGTAQEFLGDDVKTGFFSKKESGLCKDYSNKIHNLIQVEMVPHHRKKFGQVPIDPQIAENEKIAIIGVDCGEDFSHYHELQEIGREIYENKGLKNFTEVIDRVCAQLSLRMIDVAHKEGLLHENSVLGFSGRAIMSGRKPEYVLEGIIQRNLYPDPYDRLIFVSSALPRGASVMARCMGSLGNPKRPIGGNRGEGCILGRRKAFNA is encoded by the coding sequence ATGAATATTGTTATCCCAGGCAATTTAGGAAAAATCAGAGATTATACAGAGAATGATGGATTATTCTTCCTCCAATATCTTCTTAACCTTCAGATTGATATCTATATTTATATGGTATTCAGCCGGTCACAGGCAAAAAACATTTGCATAGTCCATGATGTCCCTGTCCCCATAATAATTGCACCGGGAAATGTACCTGAACCGGAATATAAACAAAAAACCTACCATATTGTTCTTTCAATAGATGTAGGAAATACTACAACCGATTGTATTATTACCGGAACAAACCTTGAGACTGGAATTACCTATCTTATCAACAGAAATGTCAGACTTATGAAGGACATTCCAAAACCAGAGTCAGGGGAAGAAATATTTGGTCAGACACTTGATGGTCACATACTTTCAAAAAAAGCAGTAGAAGCTCTGGTAAAAGATATCATTTACAAAACAATATCCGAATGCTCTCTTGATCTCAATAAGGAATTAGATTTTGCAGTCCATTCAACAGGAATCGTTGCAGAATGGGAATCACCTGACCACATCAATAATTACCTGGGTTCTATTACAAAAGGATGTCTTGACGCCGGTATCCCCATGGCAAAAATGAGACCGGTCATGACGAAATCTTCACTTCCGGAAGATGATAGAAAATTCAGTATGCTTGATAAAGTCCAGTATACCGGATCAGTGGCAGGAGTGATTCCGGCGACCGGACTCTCTGGTGAGGATTTAATTGCAAATGATATGGAAGGAGACCTCTCATTAGCCGGAATAAAACAGGCAGCAGTGAATACCCCTATTGATTTTAGAAATCCCTGCGTTTCAATTGACATGGGAACCATTCTTGATGGCCGGATAACAGAAAATGTCCCGAAAGACCGGAAAGATCCCTATGCACGAACAATTGGATGCTTCATTGGTCTTGGTGGAGCGATTGCAGATACATTAGTTAAAGGAACAGGGCAGGTTGATAAAAAGTATGGAACTGCTCAGGAATTCCTTGGTGATGATGTAAAAACCGGATTCTTTTCAAAGAAAGAATCGGGTTTGTGTAAAGATTATTCAAATAAGATTCATAACCTGATTCAGGTTGAGATGGTCCCCCATCACAGAAAGAAATTTGGACAGGTACCAATCGATCCCCAGATTGCAGAAAATGAAAAAATTGCAATTATCGGGGTTGACTGTGGTGAAGATTTTTCTCATTATCATGAACTTCAGGAGATCGGACGAGAAATCTACGAAAATAAGGGATTAAAGAATTTTACTGAAGTAATAGACCGAGTGTGTGCCCAATTGTCTCTTCGAATGATTGACGTTGCTCATAAAGAAGGATTACTACATGAAAATTCTGTACTTGGGTTTTCAGGGAGAGCCATCATGTCAGGAAGAAAGCCAGAATATGTACTTGAAGGGATAATCCAGAGAAACCTCTATCCGGATCCCTATGACAGACTCATCTTTGTATCAAGTGCTCTCCCTCGTGGTGCATCAGTCATGGCCCGGTGTATGGGAAGTCTCGGAAATCCAAAACGCCCAATTGGGGGAAATCGAGGAGAAGGATGTATTCTAGGCCGAAGAAAAGCCTTTAACGCATAA
- a CDS encoding cation diffusion facilitator family transporter, which yields MSPSSEPSLPSSKEKTIFHSFLVAILIWIPNIIAVMLSGSVTMLADVVKDGNELLSTFMAWMIIRKLSKGDHSTYDYGMGKFETITGLITGIVMFISLFLVFYSSISRILVPAQIHEEGAILGIILYIISISATARQWRKMHQESKKEHSPILESQWRLFRIKTISDILVLGTLVASTVFQEFWWSDFFDPISSFIIGIILLLSGYHIIFSSFQDLLDKTIDESYQFLILQDLAEFFDEYVAFHGVKSRRSGNRVFIEIFLEFDGDRKMGDVQAVINRMKSSIEQKIDKSTISIVPTSNPGSYEKIMR from the coding sequence ATGAGTCCTTCATCAGAACCTTCATTACCCTCTTCTAAAGAAAAAACGATATTTCATAGTTTTCTTGTTGCAATTCTGATTTGGATACCCAATATCATAGCAGTAATGCTGTCCGGATCAGTAACTATGCTGGCCGACGTTGTAAAAGATGGAAATGAACTCCTTTCTACTTTCATGGCATGGATGATCATTCGAAAACTCTCAAAAGGTGATCATTCTACCTATGATTATGGCATGGGAAAATTCGAAACAATTACTGGATTAATCACCGGAATTGTTATGTTTATCTCGCTTTTTTTGGTCTTTTACTCTAGTATTTCGAGAATCCTTGTTCCCGCCCAGATACATGAAGAAGGGGCGATTTTGGGGATTATTTTATACATTATTTCAATATCGGCAACTGCCAGGCAATGGCGAAAAATGCACCAGGAGTCAAAAAAAGAGCATTCTCCTATCCTCGAGTCCCAATGGCGATTATTTAGAATAAAAACAATTTCTGATATCCTCGTTTTAGGAACTCTTGTTGCCTCAACAGTGTTTCAGGAGTTCTGGTGGTCTGATTTCTTTGATCCGATATCATCATTCATCATTGGAATCATTCTGCTATTATCTGGATATCACATAATATTCTCATCATTTCAGGATTTGCTTGATAAAACAATAGATGAATCCTACCAGTTTCTAATCCTCCAGGATCTGGCAGAGTTTTTTGATGAATATGTGGCTTTTCATGGTGTAAAATCAAGGAGGTCTGGAAACAGGGTATTTATTGAGATCTTTCTTGAGTTTGATGGTGATAGAAAAATGGGTGATGTTCAGGCAGTAATTAACCGGATGAAATCATCAATTGAACAAAAAATTGATAAAAGCACAATATCTATCGTTCCAACGTCAAATCCTGGTTCATACGAAAAAATTATGCGTTAA
- the thsA gene encoding thermosome subunit alpha, with the protein MSTQLTGQPIYILQQGSSRNRGRDAQSMNITAAKAVANAVRSTLGPKGMDKMLVDSMGNIVITNDGATILKEMDIEHPAAKMLVEIAKTQDDEVGDGTTTAVIIAGELLRQAENLIEQGIHPTIIVHGYRMAGEKSKELLKGIAIDIKRSDTKILKNLALTAMAGKGVEASRTLLSDLVVKAATSVAEIDGTVDMDNIKVEKKVGGFLEDSEIVQGIVIDKERVHPGMPTKITNAKVMLINAPIEYTKPEVDAQLLITSPDQLQAFVNEEERMTKVIVEKIIKTGANVVICQNAIGDIAQHYLSKAKILAVRRVKYSDMNNLVRATGASIISSIDAISSNDLGYAGLVEERKVSGEEMIFIEKCKNPKAISLIIRGGTEHVVDGYERAIEDAIRVVSTVLEDKQYVAGGGAPEIELSLRLRDYANTVGGRVQMAIEAFATALEIIPRTLAENAGLDPIDMVVALRTSHDSGESTYGLHVFEGKPVDMLKEGVVEPLQVKIQAISSAVETADMILRIDDNISSAKSAPPSMPPGGMGDMGGMGM; encoded by the coding sequence ATGTCAACACAACTTACCGGGCAACCAATCTATATCCTTCAACAAGGATCTTCCCGAAACCGTGGAAGGGATGCACAAAGTATGAACATTACTGCAGCAAAAGCGGTAGCAAATGCAGTAAGAAGCACCCTCGGTCCGAAAGGGATGGATAAGATGCTGGTTGACTCAATGGGTAACATTGTCATCACGAATGATGGAGCCACTATCCTCAAAGAGATGGATATTGAACATCCGGCTGCCAAAATGCTTGTAGAAATTGCAAAAACACAGGATGATGAAGTGGGTGATGGAACCACCACTGCAGTCATTATTGCAGGGGAATTGCTTAGACAGGCTGAGAATCTTATAGAACAGGGTATTCATCCGACGATAATTGTTCATGGGTACCGGATGGCAGGGGAAAAATCCAAGGAGCTACTCAAAGGGATCGCTATAGATATCAAACGATCCGACACGAAAATTCTTAAAAACCTTGCTCTGACTGCAATGGCCGGAAAGGGAGTTGAAGCTTCAAGAACCCTGCTCAGTGACCTTGTCGTAAAAGCAGCGACCAGTGTTGCTGAAATTGACGGAACAGTTGATATGGACAATATCAAAGTTGAGAAAAAAGTAGGAGGATTTCTCGAAGATTCTGAAATTGTCCAGGGCATTGTTATTGATAAAGAACGGGTCCATCCAGGAATGCCCACAAAAATTACGAATGCAAAAGTTATGCTCATCAATGCCCCGATAGAATATACAAAACCAGAGGTGGATGCTCAGCTTCTGATAACCAGTCCTGATCAATTACAGGCATTCGTAAACGAAGAAGAACGGATGACGAAGGTTATTGTTGAGAAAATTATTAAAACCGGGGCAAATGTTGTAATTTGTCAGAACGCAATCGGTGATATTGCCCAGCACTATCTTTCAAAAGCAAAAATCCTGGCTGTCAGACGGGTAAAATATAGTGATATGAATAATCTGGTCAGGGCAACTGGTGCCAGTATCATTTCAAGTATTGATGCCATCTCTTCAAATGATTTGGGATATGCCGGTCTTGTGGAAGAGCGAAAAGTTTCCGGAGAAGAGATGATCTTTATCGAGAAATGTAAAAATCCAAAAGCGATTTCTCTCATCATCCGGGGCGGAACCGAGCATGTCGTCGACGGATATGAGCGGGCGATTGAAGATGCAATCCGGGTTGTTTCCACAGTATTAGAAGATAAACAATATGTCGCTGGTGGTGGTGCACCGGAGATTGAATTATCACTTCGTCTTCGGGATTATGCAAATACGGTAGGGGGACGTGTTCAGATGGCAATTGAAGCATTCGCGACCGCACTGGAAATAATTCCAAGAACATTAGCCGAAAATGCCGGTCTTGATCCGATAGATATGGTAGTTGCTCTTCGTACATCTCATGATTCAGGCGAGAGTACATATGGACTCCATGTGTTTGAAGGAAAACCTGTCGATATGCTCAAAGAGGGTGTAGTAGAACCCCTTCAGGTAAAAATTCAGGCAATTTCAAGTGCAGTCGAGACTGCAGATATGATACTGAGAATTGACGATAATATTTCATCAGCAAAATCAGCACCACCATCAATGCCACCAGGTGGAATGGGCGATATGGGCGGCATGGGAATGTAA
- a CDS encoding P-loop NTPase fold protein, which produces MSSGIESLRENNPFYSSSHPDPWVRQFPNITSINGEVFSSIVRIIQKKQNQASNPVGLLIKGESGSGKTHMIARIREHCEKTNFEIKFATIKPIIDYQTPLRRVLKGIITNLAHPVSDQCRYTQIHGIVFSIICDYYAHQPENKSMANDLGSDVNKFFDHVYRKQEHVEALLKGVQGWTIKEIPTINPLFVRLLFSFCNPELQHIAHMRLIGEIGDPEEAQLLHVPFQESSSDPAMEEEAREFLISLGLLLSRYNQSLIVCFDQLENLKNKELVEAFGQIIFTIINDCRSIIPLTFMRTLFWEEVFSPALDQSISERLAMNQWILRGCNDDEVEEIIRTRIQEILPDNWSEPYSWLIKKVRETINKNPSPREVIRCANTIILQSDSSSVHIPKVTPEEVIHAAYTNERELIISDLDSWPPDYEELSEAIITYLTSRKYQISRKKLARKSILTVSKNNSTCCIIVNTNRNHSAIGSSFGKGTEFLQKNPGATCIYLTDPRCLITKESWNQANVKKDNFIRAGGIILQPSTSEIARFYALYSISCKICEQDILIDTASGIRPLTQEELIEYLKEPATFKPLIHRIPENIPETAKRTYYQDDHIYQALCRILTQKSMHIMGAETLSGQLTSQGITMSHDDLIIWCGRHSDTFRIIQSQQGSMIILHGKDHVC; this is translated from the coding sequence ATGAGTTCAGGAATAGAGAGCTTACGGGAAAATAATCCATTTTATTCCAGTTCACACCCCGATCCCTGGGTAAGACAATTTCCAAATATTACATCTATTAATGGAGAGGTTTTTTCTTCAATAGTCAGAATCATTCAAAAAAAGCAAAACCAGGCATCAAATCCTGTCGGATTACTCATAAAAGGAGAGTCTGGATCAGGAAAAACACACATGATAGCAAGGATTCGAGAACATTGTGAAAAAACAAACTTCGAGATTAAATTTGCTACAATTAAACCTATTATTGATTATCAGACGCCGTTACGACGTGTTTTAAAAGGGATCATAACCAATCTGGCACACCCTGTTTCAGATCAATGCAGATATACACAAATTCATGGCATAGTCTTCTCTATAATCTGTGATTACTATGCTCATCAACCAGAAAACAAATCAATGGCGAACGATCTTGGTAGTGATGTCAATAAATTTTTTGACCATGTATACCGGAAACAGGAACATGTGGAGGCCTTATTGAAAGGTGTACAGGGGTGGACAATAAAAGAGATTCCAACAATAAATCCCCTCTTTGTCAGACTTCTCTTCTCATTTTGTAATCCGGAACTCCAACATATTGCACATATGCGACTTATCGGTGAAATAGGTGACCCGGAAGAAGCACAACTCTTACATGTCCCTTTCCAGGAATCCTCTTCAGATCCTGCAATGGAAGAAGAAGCACGTGAATTTCTGATCTCATTAGGGCTTCTCCTTTCACGTTATAACCAAAGCCTTATTGTCTGTTTTGATCAACTTGAAAACCTTAAAAATAAAGAACTTGTTGAGGCATTTGGCCAGATTATCTTTACAATCATCAATGATTGCCGGTCAATTATCCCGCTAACCTTTATGAGGACTTTATTCTGGGAGGAAGTCTTTTCTCCTGCTCTTGATCAGTCGATATCAGAAAGACTTGCAATGAATCAGTGGATACTCCGGGGTTGTAATGACGATGAGGTTGAAGAGATAATAAGAACCAGAATACAGGAAATTCTTCCGGATAACTGGAGTGAACCATATTCATGGCTTATCAAGAAAGTCAGAGAGACGATTAATAAAAATCCATCTCCACGAGAAGTTATCAGATGTGCAAATACAATTATACTACAATCCGATTCATCGTCTGTTCATATTCCCAAAGTTACACCTGAAGAAGTGATTCATGCGGCATACACAAATGAACGAGAATTAATAATATCTGATCTGGATTCATGGCCGCCAGATTATGAAGAACTTTCTGAAGCGATAATAACTTATCTTACCTCTCGAAAATACCAGATTTCTCGGAAAAAACTCGCACGAAAATCCATTCTGACGGTATCAAAGAATAACTCCACGTGTTGCATCATAGTCAATACAAACCGAAATCATAGTGCAATTGGATCAAGTTTTGGGAAAGGAACGGAATTTTTACAGAAAAACCCAGGAGCGACATGCATATACCTGACTGATCCACGCTGTCTTATCACAAAAGAATCTTGGAACCAGGCCAACGTAAAAAAAGATAATTTCATACGTGCAGGGGGAATAATCCTCCAGCCATCAACAAGTGAAATTGCACGATTTTATGCACTATATTCAATTTCATGCAAGATATGCGAACAGGATATATTAATTGATACTGCTTCTGGAATACGACCATTAACTCAAGAAGAACTTATTGAATATCTCAAAGAACCGGCAACTTTTAAGCCATTGATTCATCGAATACCGGAAAATATCCCTGAAACAGCGAAACGAACATATTATCAGGATGATCACATTTACCAGGCATTATGTCGAATATTAACCCAGAAATCAATGCATATCATGGGGGCTGAAACTCTGTCAGGTCAACTTACAAGCCAGGGTATCACCATGAGTCATGATGATCTGATTATCTGGTGTGGAAGACATTCTGATACGTTCCGGATAATTCAATCACAGCAGGGATCGATGATCATTCTCCATGGAAAGGATCATGTATGCTGA
- a CDS encoding FtsK/SpoIIIE domain-containing protein, producing the protein MLKCTVTDLHLCQHCPRLFAYSWVKKKNAAFIGHRGTGNLPGTLFHTFAHMVLQDISSKGAGRQALVHALSQNPHAISFHIHETIKEEYLIPFLAEHGSTLTIEKIEAFATACERWIKYLEEFINPHISSFQDLDILFESIFHNTEYLMTSSYVFDDGESMSISGKPDALIFDPKTKEPVVLEYKGRKESDAMQDLAQTSLYAWLVRQSIGIIPRVDILYLEENMPLVRYPLPAIENLIENHPSLFQIARKIMEGEKRIPKCSDNALCQVCPFIPSCDNDFGEMIPAVIHTDKIVPQEKEHTPQQDAEELLSTLTEKLNLLSIPVIPSGYTIGPRFIRLKIIPDIRKKVTFAKIVNRTVDIQLGLSLSIPPLIQAQGGYISCDVQRNDWESFDVSSLVQDGGIQTKHTCPYPLGRRIDGSVFVGDLADPNMTSCLIGGTSGSGKSELIRSMVVGIALHNRQTMLSFTLIDPKRVTFTDFFSFPYLSQPVIMDPNTAMNILNACVHEMEERYKVLEKSGYSNISEYNGKENIQMVRRIIVIDEYADLIMNKATKEALENAIQKIGQKGRAAGFHLILATQRPDAKIVTGVIKANLQLKIALKVTSSTNSRIILDETGAECLAGYGDMLIGGSVPIQRLQSSKVSERDLKALYGN; encoded by the coding sequence ATGCTGAAATGTACCGTAACTGACCTTCATTTGTGCCAGCATTGTCCACGCCTGTTTGCATATTCATGGGTAAAGAAGAAAAATGCCGCATTTATAGGACATCGGGGAACGGGTAATCTTCCCGGAACACTCTTTCATACCTTTGCCCACATGGTTTTACAAGATATCTCATCAAAAGGAGCAGGCAGACAAGCACTTGTTCATGCACTATCCCAAAATCCACACGCAATATCCTTTCATATTCATGAAACCATTAAAGAAGAATACCTTATCCCTTTTTTAGCAGAACACGGATCTACCCTAACCATTGAAAAAATAGAAGCATTCGCGACTGCATGTGAACGCTGGATTAAATATCTTGAGGAATTTATAAATCCACACATTTCCAGTTTTCAGGATTTGGACATATTATTTGAGAGTATCTTTCACAATACTGAATACCTGATGACCTCATCATATGTTTTTGATGATGGAGAATCAATGTCAATTTCAGGGAAACCAGACGCCCTGATTTTCGATCCCAAGACAAAAGAACCGGTTGTTCTGGAATATAAAGGCCGGAAAGAATCTGATGCCATGCAGGATTTGGCACAGACATCTCTCTATGCCTGGTTGGTACGGCAGTCAATAGGAATTATTCCACGGGTTGACATTTTGTACCTTGAGGAGAATATGCCACTTGTCCGATATCCTCTACCAGCAATAGAGAACCTAATCGAGAATCATCCTTCTCTTTTTCAAATAGCCAGAAAAATCATGGAAGGAGAGAAGCGAATTCCAAAATGTAGTGATAATGCTCTCTGCCAGGTATGTCCATTCATACCATCATGCGACAACGATTTTGGAGAAATGATCCCGGCTGTTATTCATACGGATAAAATTGTTCCTCAAGAAAAAGAGCATACACCACAACAGGATGCAGAAGAATTACTGAGCACCCTTACTGAAAAGCTGAACCTTCTTTCCATCCCAGTCATCCCTTCGGGATATACAATCGGGCCACGATTTATCAGATTGAAAATAATTCCGGATATCAGAAAGAAGGTAACTTTTGCAAAAATCGTAAATCGAACGGTGGATATTCAATTGGGATTATCACTCTCAATTCCTCCTTTGATTCAGGCACAGGGTGGGTATATCAGTTGTGATGTTCAACGCAACGACTGGGAATCTTTTGATGTCAGCTCTCTTGTACAGGATGGAGGAATTCAAACCAAACACACATGTCCATATCCATTAGGAAGGAGAATTGATGGATCGGTTTTCGTAGGTGATCTGGCAGATCCGAATATGACAAGTTGTCTTATTGGGGGAACTTCCGGATCTGGAAAAAGTGAACTCATTCGCTCCATGGTTGTAGGTATTGCTTTACATAACCGGCAAACTATGCTCTCGTTTACTTTGATTGATCCAAAACGAGTTACATTTACAGATTTTTTTTCATTCCCTTATCTTTCACAACCGGTCATTATGGATCCAAATACAGCAATGAATATTCTGAATGCCTGTGTTCATGAGATGGAAGAACGGTATAAAGTTCTTGAAAAGTCAGGCTATTCAAATATATCAGAATATAATGGCAAGGAAAATATCCAGATGGTCAGACGGATTATTGTTATTGATGAATATGCTGACCTTATCATGAACAAGGCTACAAAGGAAGCTCTTGAGAACGCAATTCAAAAGATCGGCCAAAAAGGAAGAGCAGCCGGATTTCATCTTATCCTTGCTACTCAAAGGCCAGATGCAAAGATTGTAACAGGTGTTATCAAGGCAAACCTGCAACTGAAGATTGCTTTAAAAGTGACATCATCCACAAATTCCCGTATTATTCTTGATGAAACAGGAGCAGAATGTCTTGCCGGATATGGAGATATGCTGATAGGAGGAAGTGTACCTATACAGCGACTGCAATCTTCAAAAGTCTCTGAACGGGATTTAAAAGCATTATATGGTAACTAG
- a CDS encoding phosphatase PAP2 family protein, whose product MDPQITFITSLQSHAAIIDPLMQFFAFIGQPEFSLLLIPLIVWCLDRQLGIRILLLVSLSGAICDIIKIAFHTPRPYWVTTEVKALGNYPSFGFPSGHAQNAVLLFGLIATWMKKAWISVVCVIFILLIGLSRVYQAVHYPLDIAGGFAVGLLLLLLYVKFEKPVGKFVKNQSISMQITLSCMGSLILILLSFMALLSLGSWQVPLSWSTLAFQQSSIR is encoded by the coding sequence ATGGATCCACAGATTACCTTCATAACCAGTCTCCAGTCTCATGCAGCAATAATCGATCCACTCATGCAGTTTTTTGCATTCATCGGACAACCAGAATTTTCCCTGCTCCTCATACCGCTTATTGTATGGTGCCTGGATCGTCAACTTGGAATCAGGATACTTCTCCTTGTATCATTGAGCGGGGCTATCTGCGACATAATAAAGATAGCATTTCACACGCCTCGACCATACTGGGTGACTACAGAAGTGAAAGCTCTTGGTAATTACCCGTCATTTGGTTTTCCTTCCGGACATGCACAAAATGCAGTTCTCCTCTTTGGACTTATTGCAACATGGATGAAAAAGGCCTGGATTTCTGTGGTATGTGTTATCTTCATCCTGCTCATCGGGCTTTCCAGAGTGTATCAGGCAGTTCATTATCCCCTTGATATTGCCGGTGGGTTTGCAGTCGGGCTTCTCCTCCTGCTTTTATATGTCAAATTTGAAAAACCGGTTGGAAAATTCGTGAAAAATCAATCAATCTCTATGCAAATTACTCTTTCATGTATGGGATCTCTCATTCTGATTCTTTTATCATTTATGGCACTCCTTTCTCTCGGATCCTGGCAGGTACCTCTTTCCTGGTCTACCCTTGCCTTCCAGCAGAGTAGTATCCGATAG
- a CDS encoding DUF4405 domain-containing protein, translated as MKRFTLNAIVDIAALVFFIPSLISGVILYLFLPSGGGRGVGGRAYLDISRDQWLNMHDYSSLIFAGLIIIHIFLHWKYFRNIKKPIFPKEK; from the coding sequence ATGAAACGGTTTACTCTCAATGCAATAGTAGATATTGCTGCTTTGGTATTTTTTATCCCTTCACTTATATCAGGAGTAATATTATATCTATTTCTACCATCAGGAGGCGGGAGAGGAGTGGGTGGAAGAGCATATCTGGATATCTCTCGTGACCAATGGTTAAATATGCATGATTATTCAAGTCTGATTTTTGCAGGTCTGATTATTATCCATATATTCCTGCACTGGAAATATTTCCGGAACATCAAAAAACCAATATTTCCAAAGGAAAAATAA